One genomic window of Paraburkholderia acidiphila includes the following:
- a CDS encoding IclR family transcriptional regulator, with amino-acid sequence MPAQDPAGTVKKEEGVAVIDRACAILFAFRPGDSALTLAELAGRTGLYKSTLLRLAGALIQHRLLLRLDDGRYQLGPATFALGALYQRSLNMGDILLPLMRELAAASGESVSFYVRDNAVRVCLHRVDSHHVVRHHVREGDVLPLESGSGGRALLAFGGEPGEPFESIRHDFFCISIGERDRETAGVSVPVFGVHDTLRGVLTLAGPSSRIDGAFVERHLNALFDCAIRATDALGGDSRALRAAQRAHAARAREDA; translated from the coding sequence ATGCCTGCGCAAGACCCGGCTGGTACGGTCAAGAAAGAAGAAGGCGTCGCTGTCATCGACCGCGCGTGTGCCATCCTGTTCGCGTTTCGCCCCGGAGATAGTGCGCTCACGCTCGCCGAACTCGCGGGGCGCACAGGGCTTTATAAAAGCACGCTGCTACGTCTGGCCGGCGCGCTGATTCAACACCGCCTGCTGCTGCGCCTGGACGACGGACGTTATCAGCTCGGTCCTGCCACGTTCGCGTTGGGCGCGCTCTATCAGCGTAGCCTCAACATGGGCGATATTCTGCTGCCGCTCATGCGCGAGCTGGCCGCCGCGAGTGGGGAGAGCGTGTCGTTCTATGTGCGCGACAATGCTGTGCGGGTGTGCCTGCATCGCGTCGATTCACACCATGTGGTGCGCCACCACGTGCGCGAGGGAGACGTACTGCCGCTCGAAAGCGGCTCGGGCGGTCGCGCGTTGCTCGCGTTCGGCGGCGAGCCGGGTGAGCCGTTCGAGAGCATTCGCCACGACTTCTTCTGCATCTCGATCGGTGAGCGCGACCGTGAGACCGCGGGCGTTTCCGTGCCCGTGTTCGGCGTTCACGATACGTTGCGTGGCGTGCTCACGCTCGCCGGACCGAGTTCACGCATCGACGGGGCCTTCGTCGAGCGTCATCTCAATGCGCTGTTCGATTGCGCGATACGCGCTACCGACGCGCTCGGCGGCGACTCGCGCGCGCTGCGCGCCGCCCAGCGTGCGCACGCGGCGCGCGCACGCGAGGACGCTTGA